One stretch of Bordetella avium DNA includes these proteins:
- the mdtN gene encoding multidrug transporter subunit MdtN, with protein sequence MPTPHSEPGNRRRAAVVILIVIMVLAIGLGWAYFARIGARPLSEDAVITANVARMASSVPGRIQQLAVQENSKVTQGELLFSVDPEFYQLQVEQARAGLQAAEAALATRKRSVSAESSNAAIASEQVERARINAAQAGQTLQRLQGLLPKGYVTAQQVDDARTLKRNADTSLKEALAQQDAARSLVGDTDAALAVVAQNRATLAIAERQLRDTQVRAPNDGRVVGLSIANGDYLVPAQSAFTLIDTTRWWASAGFLETELSAIKPGACARAYVAADRSRPIAGVVDSIGWGVASEDLIPIPRSLPYVPKTLNWVRVGQRFPVRVLLKDPPPELMRVGGSATVIIHTDEQC encoded by the coding sequence ATGCCGACCCCCCACTCCGAACCGGGCAATCGGCGCCGCGCCGCTGTTGTCATCCTAATCGTCATCATGGTCCTGGCCATCGGGCTAGGTTGGGCGTATTTCGCTCGCATCGGCGCTCGCCCCCTATCTGAAGACGCGGTCATCACGGCCAATGTGGCGCGTATGGCCTCATCCGTGCCCGGCCGCATCCAACAATTGGCCGTGCAGGAAAACAGCAAAGTCACCCAGGGCGAACTCCTGTTCTCGGTAGACCCCGAGTTTTATCAGTTGCAGGTCGAGCAGGCCCGGGCCGGCCTGCAGGCCGCCGAAGCGGCGCTCGCGACACGCAAACGCAGTGTATCGGCGGAATCCTCAAACGCCGCCATCGCCAGCGAGCAGGTCGAACGCGCGCGCATCAACGCCGCCCAGGCCGGCCAGACCCTGCAACGCCTACAGGGTCTGCTGCCCAAGGGGTATGTCACCGCGCAGCAAGTGGACGACGCCCGCACGCTAAAGCGCAATGCCGACACCAGCCTGAAAGAAGCGCTCGCGCAACAGGATGCCGCGCGGTCGCTGGTGGGCGACACCGATGCCGCCCTGGCCGTGGTCGCGCAGAACCGGGCCACGCTGGCCATCGCCGAGCGGCAGTTGCGCGACACTCAGGTGCGCGCTCCCAATGATGGCCGCGTCGTCGGCCTGTCTATCGCCAATGGCGATTACCTCGTTCCCGCGCAATCCGCCTTCACGCTGATCGACACGACCCGATGGTGGGCCTCGGCAGGCTTTCTGGAAACCGAACTGAGCGCCATCAAGCCAGGGGCCTGCGCCCGCGCCTATGTCGCCGCCGACCGCTCCAGGCCGATTGCCGGCGTCGTGGACTCCATCGGCTGGGGCGTGGCGAGCGAAGACCTGATCCCCATCCCGCGCAGCCTACCCTATGTTCCCAAAACGCTGAACTGGGTGCGTGTAGGCCAACGTTTTCCGGTGCGCGTGCTGCTGAAAGACCCGCCACCGGAGCTGATGCGCGTAGGAGGCTCGGCCACCGTCATCATTCATACCGATGAACAGTGCTGA
- a CDS encoding FUSC family protein → MNSAESWSGFLRLARHDLIDPFPGRFAQAWRIALTCALTTMMAAVYGIPEAALSCYLIFFVMKPDAAEGVILAVALTILVAVVVLVLFMLTRWTIDVPALRILAIAVTSIGLLYLGSASKLGELGGIIALVLAFVLTLLDMVPFGEAATRAILYAWLMATMPMACVLAVNLTLGRKPLALLRHTLDVRLRACADLAAQDTPQHRARLLELVGDGQEASIKRLGMTRLLALGRRNELRRVARALQESYRIATALQVLPPDTPQAQRDELATQMRQAAEALARGQAAPAPAPAASGLNETARHIHAALRELSGTPDHYPTPAPGQPFMRADARRNPEHLRYAIKTTAAAILCYLIYTAAQWQGIHTAMITCYVAALGSVAETTHKLVLRITGCLIGAALGIGSIVFLMPHMTSVGAIMVLVFIGTLLSAWVAVGSERISYAGVQIALAFLLTVLQGFGPTFDMDTARDRVVGVLLGNFVLYVMFTQFWPVGVLHKVWDSLQQSLSYLSRVAAPGNTAEARDLRLAYASKVADSLAQTRQALGVAHFEVYRHRPSDADIAQINAICNTMDTASLQLLISPPADARAAERLDALARAVAAKAPDGAPALTPSAALPGALGADIQRLETLIDGR, encoded by the coding sequence ATGAACAGTGCTGAATCCTGGTCAGGGTTTCTACGCCTGGCCCGCCATGACCTGATCGACCCCTTTCCGGGCCGTTTCGCGCAAGCCTGGCGCATCGCCCTCACCTGCGCGCTCACTACCATGATGGCGGCCGTTTACGGGATTCCCGAGGCCGCCCTCAGCTGCTATCTGATCTTCTTCGTGATGAAGCCCGACGCGGCCGAGGGTGTCATCCTCGCGGTGGCCCTGACGATACTGGTGGCCGTGGTCGTCCTTGTGCTCTTCATGCTGACCCGCTGGACCATCGATGTGCCAGCGCTGCGCATCCTGGCCATCGCCGTGACCTCGATCGGCCTGCTCTATCTGGGCTCCGCAAGCAAGCTCGGCGAGCTGGGCGGCATCATTGCCCTGGTGCTCGCCTTCGTGCTGACCCTGCTCGATATGGTGCCCTTTGGCGAAGCTGCCACTCGCGCCATTCTTTATGCCTGGCTCATGGCCACCATGCCGATGGCCTGTGTGCTGGCGGTCAATCTCACCTTGGGCCGCAAACCGCTTGCGCTGCTGCGCCATACGCTCGATGTCCGACTGCGCGCCTGCGCCGACCTGGCCGCGCAGGATACGCCGCAGCACCGCGCCCGCCTGCTCGAACTCGTCGGCGACGGCCAGGAAGCATCCATCAAACGGCTGGGCATGACACGCCTGCTGGCGCTGGGCCGCAGAAACGAGCTGCGCCGTGTGGCGCGTGCGCTACAGGAAAGCTATCGCATCGCCACCGCCCTGCAAGTGCTGCCGCCAGACACCCCGCAGGCCCAGCGCGACGAACTGGCGACCCAAATGCGCCAGGCGGCCGAAGCCCTAGCGCGTGGCCAGGCCGCCCCCGCCCCTGCCCCTGCCGCTTCCGGACTCAACGAGACGGCCCGGCACATCCACGCAGCGCTGCGCGAGCTGTCGGGCACGCCGGATCACTACCCCACCCCGGCGCCTGGCCAACCTTTCATGCGCGCCGACGCCCGCCGCAATCCCGAGCACCTGCGCTACGCCATCAAAACCACGGCGGCGGCCATTCTTTGCTATCTCATCTATACCGCGGCGCAATGGCAAGGCATTCACACCGCCATGATCACCTGCTATGTGGCGGCGCTGGGATCGGTCGCTGAAACCACGCACAAACTGGTATTGCGCATCACGGGCTGCCTGATCGGTGCGGCGCTGGGCATCGGCTCCATCGTTTTCCTGATGCCGCACATGACCTCGGTAGGCGCCATCATGGTGCTGGTCTTTATTGGCACTCTGCTCTCGGCCTGGGTGGCGGTGGGCAGCGAGCGCATCTCCTATGCGGGTGTGCAAATCGCCCTGGCTTTTTTGCTCACCGTGTTACAGGGTTTTGGCCCTACCTTCGATATGGATACCGCGCGTGACCGTGTCGTGGGCGTATTGCTGGGCAACTTCGTGCTGTACGTCATGTTCACGCAGTTCTGGCCTGTCGGGGTACTGCATAAAGTATGGGATAGCCTGCAACAATCCCTGAGCTATCTTTCGCGCGTGGCGGCTCCCGGCAACACGGCCGAGGCGCGCGATTTGCGGCTGGCTTACGCTTCCAAGGTCGCAGACAGCCTGGCGCAAACGCGGCAGGCCCTGGGCGTTGCCCATTTCGAGGTGTACCGGCACCGCCCCTCCGACGCCGACATCGCCCAGATCAATGCGATCTGCAACACCATGGATACAGCCAGCCTGCAACTACTGATCAGCCCACCCGCCGACGCTCGCGCCGCCGAGCGTCTGGATGCGCTGGCCCGCGCCGTTGCGGCCAAGGCGCCGGACGGCGCACCGGCGCTGACGCCCTCTGCGGCCCTGCCCGGCGCGCTGGGCGCCGACATCCAACGACTGGAGACTTTGATCGATGGCCGCTGA
- a CDS encoding TolC family protein → MAADRLAPLRWLALCSPVLLAACASSIDRAPASANRAWQPPAAPAQWRALATESPALPVRPAADRDYDLPALIDMAQRNNPATRLAWSQARQAASAVGLAESTYLPRLSATVITGRLETDRRLPEILGQRPTIDSSLRGTVPALTLEWLLFDFGMRASANEAARNLSLGANFLFNLVHQKLVYDVSRNYYEYGAARQRTRISAETLQNSESVLAAVMAKRKSGLATSIEEAQARQLVAQARLQQVRSAGLERNAYQALLDHLGLPPGTPVRVADSAAAPLPSAQELPQGAILQRALAERPDIMASIASLKAAENGVDVAQADFLPKVFLAGFYMGGHNKLSIGPVSGLSNGSVTRGVLLGLTMPLYDGGMRSSRLHDARERVQAAQAALEKLRNTAMSEIVIASNLLETALQSYEAASTLVDTTALTYDAALDAYKQGLGTITVATEAANGLLSARIARADAHAAAQVAAVSLAFALGKLNDSLVPPSGGESR, encoded by the coding sequence ATGGCCGCTGACCGGCTTGCCCCTTTGCGCTGGCTGGCGCTGTGCAGCCCCGTACTGCTGGCGGCCTGCGCCAGCAGTATCGACCGCGCCCCCGCCTCGGCCAATCGCGCCTGGCAGCCGCCCGCAGCGCCCGCGCAATGGCGTGCGCTGGCCACGGAGAGCCCGGCGCTGCCCGTCAGGCCGGCGGCAGACCGCGACTACGATCTGCCCGCACTCATCGATATGGCGCAACGTAATAATCCGGCCACCCGCCTGGCCTGGAGCCAGGCGCGGCAAGCTGCCTCGGCCGTCGGGCTGGCCGAATCCACCTACCTTCCCCGCCTGTCGGCCACCGTCATCACCGGACGACTGGAGACGGATCGGCGCCTGCCCGAAATACTCGGTCAGCGTCCCACGATAGACAGCAGCCTGCGAGGCACGGTACCCGCACTCACGCTGGAATGGCTGCTGTTTGACTTCGGCATGCGCGCCTCAGCCAACGAGGCGGCGCGCAACCTGTCCTTGGGCGCTAACTTTCTATTCAATCTGGTGCATCAAAAGCTGGTTTACGACGTCAGCCGCAACTACTACGAATATGGCGCGGCGCGCCAGCGTACGCGGATCAGCGCCGAAACCCTGCAAAACAGCGAAAGCGTGCTGGCCGCCGTGATGGCCAAGCGCAAGAGCGGCCTGGCCACCTCGATCGAAGAGGCCCAGGCGCGCCAACTGGTCGCCCAGGCGCGCCTGCAACAAGTACGCAGCGCAGGCCTGGAGCGCAACGCCTATCAAGCCCTGCTGGATCACCTCGGCCTGCCGCCAGGCACGCCGGTTCGCGTAGCCGACAGCGCGGCGGCTCCCCTGCCCTCTGCGCAAGAGCTCCCCCAAGGGGCTATCCTGCAACGCGCCCTGGCTGAACGCCCCGACATCATGGCCAGCATCGCTTCGCTCAAGGCGGCCGAGAACGGCGTGGATGTGGCGCAGGCAGACTTTCTGCCCAAGGTGTTCCTGGCCGGCTTTTATATGGGCGGCCACAACAAACTATCCATCGGGCCGGTGTCCGGGCTCTCGAACGGCTCGGTGACGCGCGGCGTGCTGCTGGGCCTCACGATGCCGCTCTACGATGGCGGCATGCGCAGCTCGCGCCTGCACGATGCCAGAGAGCGGGTGCAGGCCGCCCAGGCCGCGCTGGAGAAGCTGCGCAACACCGCCATGAGCGAAATCGTCATCGCCTCCAACCTGCTGGAAACGGCCCTGCAATCCTATGAGGCCGCCTCCACGCTGGTTGACACCACGGCCTTGACCTACGATGCGGCGCTGGACGCCTACAAACAGGGCCTGGGCACCATTACCGTCGCCACGGAAGCGGCCAATGGTTTGCTCAGCGCGCGCATTGCACGGGCCGACGCCCACGCGGCCGCGCAAGTCGCAGCCGTCTCACTTGCCTTTGCGCTGGGCAAACTCAATGACAGCCTTGTGCCTCCCTCAGGAGGAGAATCGCGATGA